The region TTTGGCGATTAAGAAAAGCAATTATTGGCTTAGGTAGTTTACAAGTTATTTTAACAACGGCCTTATTTACCTTAATAGGTATTTTATTAAAATATAAATGGCAGGAGAGTTTAGCAGTTAGTATGGCGCTTGCGTTATCCTCTACTGCACTTGTTTTACAAATGCTTGAAGAAAAAAATTTATTACATACAGTAGAAGGCGAAACATCCTTTGCTGTTTTATTATTTCAAGATATTGCTGTTATTCTTATTTTAATTATTTTACCGCTGCTTGCTCCAGCAGGGTTTTCTCAACTTTCTCATTTGCCACAAGAATTTACAATTTCTCCTAGATGGCTCCATGCTCTCTTTGTTATTGGCGTTATTAGTGCCATTATACTCATGGGCCATTACTTATCTCACCATCTATTTTTTCTTATTGCCAAAACTAACTTGCGTGAAGTTTTCACAGCTGCCTCTTTAGCTATAGTCGTAGGGATTACTTTACTTATGCTAAGTATAGGTGCCTCCCCTGCACTAGGTGCTTTTATTGCAGGCGTTGTTCTAGCCAACTCGCAATATAAACATACTCTAGAAATGGATATCGAACCTTTTAAAGGATTACTGTTAGGTTTATTTTTTATTTCTGTAGGTATGAGTATGGATTTTAGCCTTTTTAAGGCATACCCCCTACCCATTATAGCTACAGTCGTTACTATTATTACTATAAAAGCGTCCTTATTAATTTTTTTAGGTCGCTTATTTAGTTTAACGGGTTCACAACGAATTGGCTTTGCGCTTGCTTTATCACAAGTAGGTGAGTTTGCATTTGTTCTCTTTCAATATGCGAGCAATGTAAGAGTTATATCAAATGAAACTGCAAATCTGTTTAATTTTATAGTCGCTCTCTCTATGGCATTTACGCCATTTCTCATGCTAATTTATAATCGATTTATCGTTCCAAGATATCTAAGTAGAATTCCTACTAGAAAATTTGATGAGATTGAGGAAAGCAATCCTATAATTTTGGCTGGTTACGGGCGTTTTGGTCAAATTCTTGGTCGTTTCTTACGCGCTCAAGATATAAGTTTAACGATTTTGGAAAAAGATCCTGAGCAAATTGAATTACTGCGCAAATATGGTTTTCAGGGTAATTTTGGTGATGCAACTAGGCTCGATATTTTACGCCGTGCGGGCGCAAATCAAGCTAAAATACTTATTGTGGCTATAGGCGATACAGAAGTTTCTCTTAAAATTATTAAATTAGCCAAACAATATTTTCCTAATTTAAAGATTTATGCACGCGCTCGGAATAGACGCCATGCTTATGAGCTCTACAAAGAAGGGGTAGATTATTTTAAACGCGAAACGTTTGATTCTTCATTAACAATGGCTCGTGATGTCATGATAGATTTAGGGTATAGTTCTGAGAGTATCCGTCGTAAAGCAAAGATTTTTTCTAAATTTGATGAGAAATCGCTATATGAATCTTTTGATTTTTTCGACAAAGAACATGAGCTCATTCGCTATTCACGCTCTTCGAATATTGAACTTGAACGTATTTTACAAAGCGACCAACAAATTGACCGATCTTATAATCGCCAACGTAAACGAACTGAAGTGGGGCAATATCCCCACCAGCAAATATGAATTTAACTCTAAATCAATTAAAGTTTTTAAGCTTTGTCTTTGGCAAAGCGTTCAATACTTTCCATAATTTCTTTATGAGCTGTATCAATGCCATCCCAACCATCTACTTGAACCCATTTACCCTCTTCTAAATCTTTGTAGTGTTTAAAGAAATGCTCAATGGATTGTAATAGATGTTTTGGTAAATCTTCATACGTTTCAACATCAGCATAAATTTTAGTCAGCTTATCAGTAGGTACTGCTAATAGCTTTGTGTCTTCTCCAGCTTCGTCAGTCATTTTCAACATACCTACTACTCGACAAGCAATAGCAGAGCCATTCAATAAAGGAACTGGAGCAACAACTAATACATCAACTGGATCCCCATCTCGTGATAAAGTACTAGGAATATAGCCATAGTTCACAGGATAGAACATAGCCGTACTCATAAAACGATCTACAAATAACGCGCCACTTTTTTTGTCAACTTCATATTTAACTGGAGCGCCGTACATAGGGATTTCAATGATAACGTTAATTTCATGTGGTACATTACGACCACTATCAATATTTATTAAGCTCACTTTATTTCATCCAGATTTAAAAAATAGCGTATTATGCGTAAATCTTTTTTAAAAGGCAAAAATTCTTAAACTTATTTTTATAATGATTAATTGAACAATTAACGTGTAAAAGCTTTAAACTATAATTTATTGCGAGTTTAATAAATGATTTGAAATCTTTTGCTCATTTTAATTTAGGTTTTGTACCGTGCTTTGTGAGATAACATTTAACAATATAAAGGAGCCTCTAACTCTTTAGATATCAAACTCATTTAGTTTAAATACTTTTTCTTCTTCTCCTTCTAAGTTTATAATGCTCATTTACTTCAGCCCTGGATACTTATGGATTGCTTGTTTTGTAAAATTGCCCAAGGTGAAATTAAAGCAAACATTATTTATGATGATAAAAATATGGTTGCTTTTCATGATATTCACCCGCAAGCACCTACACATATATTAATTATTCCTAAAAAACATATTACGACAATTAATGATGTAGAACATATTGATGAGCAGTTATTAGGTCAAATGATTTTGAAAGCTAGGGATATAGCAAAAGCTCAACAACTTAGTGAGAGCGGGTATAGATTAATTTTTAACGTTAACGCTGGTGGTGGACAGGCAGTTTACCACATTCATTTACATTTACTGGGTGGCCGGCAAATGATGTGGCCTCCAGGGTAGGGTTTTGTACATGCACGATTTATACAGACAAATTTTAAAGAATATTGGTGAAGATCCAGATCGAGAAGGCTTAATAGATACGCCTACACGCGCAGCAAATGCTATGCATTACTTAACAAAGGGCTATCAAGAAAAACTAGAAGATATCATTAATAACGCACTTTTTATTTCTGATATGAGCGAAATGGTGATCGTAAAAGATATTGAGTTATATTCAATGTGTGAGCACCATTTATTACCTTTTTTTGGCAAATGTCATATTGGTTATATTCCCCATGGTAAGGTCTTAGGGTTATCTAAATTTGCAAGACTCGTTGATTATTATGCTCGACGCTTACAAATTCAAGAACGATTAACTTCGGAAATTGCCCATTGTATTGAAGATATTACCGGTGCTCGTGGTGTTGCTGTCGTCATTGAAGCTAAGCATTTATGTATGATGATGCGTGGTGTTGAAAAACAAAATTCAGCCATGATCACTTCAGTTATGTTAGGCGAAATGCGTGAACATTCTATCAGCCGAAGTGAGTTTTTAAAGTTAATTAAGTAACACAATGCATCTAAATTAATCATTGCATTGTCTAAATACTCTTATCTTTCTACCAGAAAAAGCGGTGCACTGCCTTAAAGGCGGTGCCGGCATTAATTAAACGTTCTCCCGACTTAGTATGCATAGCTTACTTTTAACACTTTTAGACCTATACATAATACTTTCTCATAATATATATTAAGTTTAAATTATAAGCTATTTACTCAAAGAAATAGCACTTAAGCATTATTTTTTTGTACTCTGCAAACTAATTCAATTTCTTTTATTTCTACTGCTTCTGGTTTACTTATCGGGTCAATTCTTAATTCCCCAATAAAACCAGATAAGCTAGGTATACTAAAAACGACTTTCTTAAAATCGCTACTGGCCTCAATAAGCTCCGTGCGGTTAGCATTTCCTGAAAAGAATCGTTGCTTAGGGGTTTGAAAAAATACTTGTGCAATATCAGTTTGAGAAGCACGAAGTGAAAGAAGTACATCCAAAACCACACACTTTTCTATCTCTTTAGACGAGATATAAATTTGTGGATCATTATTTTCTGCTTTTAATTTTAAAGCTGATTCATCAGAGGGTAATATAATAGCATTTTGTATTTTGATATCTTGTTTATGCTCCGATAATCGAAATATTGTATTTCCCTCAGGCCATTTAAAAGCAGGTAAAATGCCTGTACGAGTGAATGAAGCATTAGTCAAAAGACCGTAAAGAAGGCCATCTTTTAAAGGCCCTGGATACAAAACTGGGCAATTGACTTCTTTTCCCTTTCGTATTTCTCTATTAAGGCATTTTATACCATCTGCCCTTACTTCACGCATACTTTTATAGAATTTTACATGATTTAACATATCGTTATATAACACGCTTAATATAAAAAGTATCGTAAACAAGATAGCAATCTTATGTATCAAACTTTTATTTATTTTATAAGTCTGCAAGATGTGCAATAAAATTGCTATAGCCCAAGGCCATAAAAGAGTAATCCAAAAATAATGCCACGGGTAAAAATTGAAAGAAAATAACTCTTTAAAGGTTGTTATTTCTGGCGGATGAAAGTTTGCTCTTCCTGAGCCCACCAGTAAAAGATAAATTAGAATTATGCTAAAGATAGATATATAAATTAATGCTGGCTTACTTTCTTCCCAACTAGGGGATATTTTTTTAACCAAAGAAGCGCATGACCAATAGAAAAAACCCATAATGAATATTAAGGCAATACTAGTTAAACCTATGGCTAAATTTGGTGAAGTATGTGATGGTAGAAAAGAACGAGCAACTTTAGCTAATATATAAATCCAAAAATCAATTTGATTAGGATACGCCATCGGTGCATCAGGTCGATGAGTACCCCCTTGCCAAAAGATTATTACCCACAATTGAGCAATTATTGTAATAATACCTACAAATAAAAGTAAATTACAGCCAATCAAAAGAGGCCTCGCTTGGCCTAACTTTAAAATTTTTATAAAAAATAAGAAAAGGATACTTAATATTAAAATTGAGAAAGCGCCACTTATATAGGAAAAACCAGCTAGCAAACCTAAGATAGGTAATAGTAAAACTATTAATTTATGATTGTGCCATTTTTCATTTATAAATAAATAAATTAAAAATATATTACATACTAAAGGAATAACTTGATGGTAGGCTAAATTTTGCATGCCCCAATAAGTAGCTGGTTGTAGCATAAGCAAAGTAAAACTAAAGGCTGAAGCAGCCAATAATCGATCTTTTAGTGCTACTAATAATAGTTGCCATTGAAGTAAGAGTAGAAAGCCTAACACTATCAGCATAGAGAGAAATTGGTAAGCAATAGTGTTCCCTTGCAAAACTCGATAAGCAAGAGCGTCTAATACTTTGCCAACAGGGTATAGGGTATCATTAGCTGGGGCAAAAAGTTTTGTTAACTTAAAAGAGCCCATATCATGCATCATGTACCCACGCCAATCATCTAAATAGGGAATATCAATACCAAAACTTAGCCAAGAAATTTCTGCAAATATAAGAATAGAGATAGGTAAAAATAAAAAAATATAAATTAATTTGTCACGCCATTTAATTTGCATAAAATATTGTCCTAAACATTATTAACTATCCCTATATCCTTTAATTTATTAGATTTTAGGCTTCAGATGAGAAATAGGATTTAGCATTTAATTTAAATATAATTTCATTTATTAATTATTTTTTATATCTATGCCAGAATGCCAATCATTAGAATACATTAACTATGGCTGCAGTACCTAACCTTAACGTGAGGCAATATTGATCTTGCTAATCTAGCTAGTAATAACTCCGCTTTCTATAGCTATCCTAATAATATGAGCGGCATATCCTAACACAATAATATTATGCTTTGAATAGCTTACAAAAGTGTAAAAAGAGCGAGCTAATAAACTCAAAGGCTTATGATGGAAAAGCATAATACCTTTAATTAGTCTTTATAAAGGTCCATATAATATCAATAACGTCCATTTTTTAATTAAGCGATATTTCATAGAGGGCGAATTTACAGATACTGAAGAAAAAGTATTATCTGATAACTTTTTTGATGCTTTGGGAAATACGCATGCGCCAGTTTATATTCATAAAACCAATTTTTAAAAAATCGAGCACTGCCTTAAAGGCAGTGCTTAGCCAAATTAATCTTCTTTTGGTGAGTATAACTCTTCTGGCTCTGTCACATTACTTTGTCCATCTAGATTAGATGTTTTATCTTCCTGATTAGTTACCTCTTCTGAATTTAAAGACTCTTGTCCTTGTTCCTCAGAAGCTTCTGGCTGGCTAGGTGCTGCAGCTTGTGGCTTATCTTTCCATTCAAGTTTAATGCGATTTTGTTTATCGATACCTGCAACATAGACTTCGATTTCTTGACCTTCGCTTAGTACTGACTCAACTTTTTGATTTCTATCACTACAAATTTGTGAGATATGTAATAAGCCATCCTTTCCAGGTAACAAATTAATAAAAGCACCAAAATCAACAATTTTGCTAACTTTACCTTTATATGTTTGCCCTACTTCAACCTCAGCAACTAGTGCCTTGATTTGCCGTTGTGCATCCTCTAAAGCTTCAGCATCAGGTGAGAATAATTGAATTGTACCAGAGTCATCTATATCGATAGAAACACCGGTAGATTCAATTAAACCTTTAATTGTTGTACCACCTTTTCCAATAACAGTGCGAATTTTATCTTCAGCGACTTTCATAGTTGTAATACGTGGCGCGTGCTTAGAAAGCTCTTCACGATGCTCAGAAAGTGCATTATTCATAACGCTTAAAATATGAATTCGACCTGCTAAGGCTTGATCTAACGCTTGTTGCATAATTTCTTTAGTAATACCTGTAATTTTAATATCCATCTGTAGCGCAGTAACACCTTTTTCAGTTCCCGCTACTTTAAAATCCATATCACCTAAATGATCTTCATCACCTAAGATATCTGTTAAGACGGCGAAACGTTCGCCTTCTTTAATAAGTCCCATAGCCACACCAGCTACAGGTGCTTTTAAGGGAACGCCAGCATCCATTAATGCTAAGCTAGTACCGCAAACAGTAGCCATTGAACTTGATCCATTAGACTCTGTAATTTCAGAAACAACACGTAAAACATATGGAAATTCATTGGCCTGTGGTAAAACAGCCATTAAGCTTCGTTTAGCAAGACGCCCATGACCAATTTCTCTACGTTTTGGACTTCCCACCATGCCAGTTTCTCCTACTGAATAAGGAGGAAAATTATAGTGCAGCATAAATCGGTCTTTACTTTCGCCTATCAAGCTATCTAAAATTTGCGCATCCCGCTCATTTCCTAAAGTAGCAGCTACAATCGCTTGAGTTTCACCGCGCGTAAAAAGAGCTGAGCCATGTGCTCGCTCTAAAAGTTTAGTACGAATAGCAATTGGTCTAACCGTTTGGTTGTCCCTACCATCGATACGGGGCTCACCGTCTAGAATACGTTGTCTGACCAATTTTTTCTCTAAATCACTTACGAAATCAGCAATACTTGATTGATCAATTTCAGCTTGCTCGGCAACGATAGTATCAACTACTTGTTGCTTTATACTCAATAATTGCTGGCGGCGTTCTTGTTTGTCCCTAATTAAATAGGCCTGACTAACAGCATCTGTAGCAAGCGCTTCAATGCGATTTTTTAATTCTTCATTACTAGTAGGCGGCATCCAGTTCCAAGTTGGTTTATTAACTTCCCCTGCTAATTCTTTAATTCCTTGAATAACACCTTGAAACATTTCATGACCAAATAAAACGGCACCAAGCATGATTTCTTCGCTTAATTCACGCGCTTCAGACTCAACCATTAAAATAGCATCATTAGTTCCTGCAACGACTAAATCCAAGTCAGATTGCTGAATCATTTTATGGCCTGGATTGAGCAAATAAATACCATCTTTATAACCAACACGCGCTGCACCTATAGGCCCTTGAAAAGGAATACCAGATATAGCGAGTGCTGCAGAAGCACCGATCATCGCTATAATGTCGGCTGGTACCTCTGGATTGAGTGACATTACTGTAGCAATAATTTGTACTTCATTATAAAAACCATCTGGAAATAGAGGGCGTAAGGGGCGATCCATTAAACGAGAAATTAATGTTTCTGACTCTGACGGGCGTCCTTCTCGCTTATTAAACCCACCAGGAATTTTTCCTGCAGCATAGGTTTTTTCTTGATAATTCACTGTCAAAGGGAAAAAACTATTATCGCCAGCGCCTTCTTTATTCCCTACTACAGTTACCAAAACTTGAGTGCCACCCATACTTGCAAAGATAGCTCCATCAGCTTGGCGTGCTATTTCACCCGTTTCTAGAGACAAAATATGCTCACCAAATCTTATCTCTTTAACAATTTTTCTACTCACGTAACTTACCTCATTAGAAATTAAAAAAAAGGCGCAGAATAACTGCGCCTTTTATGATGTATACAGCAGGTGTCTTATCCCTAAGGAAAATAGACTTTTAATAAGAATCACGCAGTCCAAGGCTTTGAATAAGATCTTGGTATCGTGCTTGATCTATGCTTTTTAAATATTTTAAAAGCTTACGTCTTTTATTAACAAGTGCTTGTAAACCACGACGTGAATGAAAATCTTTACGATTTACCTTAAAATGTTCTGTTAAATATTTAATACGCTCAGACATGAGTGCCACTTGAACTTCTGGTGAACCGGTATCTTGGTCAGCGCGTTGATACTTTTTTACAACTTCTGCTTTTTGTGCGCTAGCTAGCGACATAGGCTTACTCCCAAATATAAGCTAAGTATATTTTAATAAAGTTGTGTATTCTAGCAAGGCCTATGCTAGGACACAAGTACTTAGCCACAATTATAGTTAATATTTTGCTCAGTCCAGAAATGAATTAATTTAACAAAAAGACTTTATAAGGAACAGAAAAGCAACCATTTATTTATTTAACTAATATTCAAAAGATATATTATAATTTCAAACCGCTCATATTTTTAGCTAACAATCGCTTTACCTTTAGTACACTAGCGTCACTTAAATCCCCCAAGCCTATAAACTGCCCTTGATGATTGTGCAAACGCACACAGCCATGCGCTAGATCATTGTCTAGGGTCGTAATGATTTTTCCTTGACGTAAATGTGCTTCTTGGCAATCATCAATAGTAACAATTGGAAAATGATTAACTGCATATTCACAGGGAATTAAACATGCTAATAATGATTCTGAGTCAAGACAAGTTAAGTCACTCAATTCATACATAGGTTTATTTTTAAAATGATCAATATAAACTCTATGGAGCTTAGTTAAATGCGCATAAACACCTAAATTCTCTCCAATATCTTCAACTAAATTGCGGATATAGGTTCCTTTACCACAATGTACTTTAATAGTGAAATATTGGCCATCAAATGCAAGTAGCTCTATAGAATATATATTTATAGGTCTTGCTTCTCTCGCTATTGTAATTCCAGCACGTGCAAACTTATAAAGTGGTTGACCTTTAAATTTTAATGCCGAATACATAGAGGGTATTTGCAGCGTTGGCCCAAGAAATTGGTTAATACTTTCTTCTAATTGTTGCTTTTGAATAGCATACTCGTCAACCGCCGCGATAATTGCTCCGCAAGCGTCACCCGT is a window of Legionella busanensis DNA encoding:
- a CDS encoding monovalent cation:proton antiporter-2 (CPA2) family protein — translated: MNNSLLMHVFIFLAAAAIIVPIASRFKLGSVLGYLVIGILIGPYGLKLLGNAEQIMHFAEFGIVMMLFLIGLELEPEMLWRLRKAIIGLGSLQVILTTALFTLIGILLKYKWQESLAVSMALALSSTALVLQMLEEKNLLHTVEGETSFAVLLFQDIAVILILIILPLLAPAGFSQLSHLPQEFTISPRWLHALFVIGVISAIILMGHYLSHHLFFLIAKTNLREVFTAASLAIVVGITLLMLSIGASPALGAFIAGVVLANSQYKHTLEMDIEPFKGLLLGLFFISVGMSMDFSLFKAYPLPIIATVVTIITIKASLLIFLGRLFSLTGSQRIGFALALSQVGEFAFVLFQYASNVRVISNETANLFNFIVALSMAFTPFLMLIYNRFIVPRYLSRIPTRKFDEIEESNPIILAGYGRFGQILGRFLRAQDISLTILEKDPEQIELLRKYGFQGNFGDATRLDILRRAGANQAKILIVAIGDTEVSLKIIKLAKQYFPNLKIYARARNRRHAYELYKEGVDYFKRETFDSSLTMARDVMIDLGYSSESIRRKAKIFSKFDEKSLYESFDFFDKEHELIRYSRSSNIELERILQSDQQIDRSYNRQRKRTEVGQYPHQQI
- the ppa gene encoding inorganic diphosphatase, giving the protein MSLINIDSGRNVPHEINVIIEIPMYGAPVKYEVDKKSGALFVDRFMSTAMFYPVNYGYIPSTLSRDGDPVDVLVVAPVPLLNGSAIACRVVGMLKMTDEAGEDTKLLAVPTDKLTKIYADVETYEDLPKHLLQSIEHFFKHYKDLEEGKWVQVDGWDGIDTAHKEIMESIERFAKDKA
- a CDS encoding histidine triad nucleotide-binding protein, yielding MDCLFCKIAQGEIKANIIYDDKNMVAFHDIHPQAPTHILIIPKKHITTINDVEHIDEQLLGQMILKARDIAKAQQLSESGYRLIFNVNAGGGQAVYHIHLHLLGGRQMMWPPG
- the folE gene encoding GTP cyclohydrolase I FolE, which codes for MHDLYRQILKNIGEDPDREGLIDTPTRAANAMHYLTKGYQEKLEDIINNALFISDMSEMVIVKDIELYSMCEHHLLPFFGKCHIGYIPHGKVLGLSKFARLVDYYARRLQIQERLTSEIAHCIEDITGARGVAVVIEAKHLCMMMRGVEKQNSAMITSVMLGEMREHSISRSEFLKLIK
- the pnp gene encoding polyribonucleotide nucleotidyltransferase, coding for MSRKIVKEIRFGEHILSLETGEIARQADGAIFASMGGTQVLVTVVGNKEGAGDNSFFPLTVNYQEKTYAAGKIPGGFNKREGRPSESETLISRLMDRPLRPLFPDGFYNEVQIIATVMSLNPEVPADIIAMIGASAALAISGIPFQGPIGAARVGYKDGIYLLNPGHKMIQQSDLDLVVAGTNDAILMVESEARELSEEIMLGAVLFGHEMFQGVIQGIKELAGEVNKPTWNWMPPTSNEELKNRIEALATDAVSQAYLIRDKQERRQQLLSIKQQVVDTIVAEQAEIDQSSIADFVSDLEKKLVRQRILDGEPRIDGRDNQTVRPIAIRTKLLERAHGSALFTRGETQAIVAATLGNERDAQILDSLIGESKDRFMLHYNFPPYSVGETGMVGSPKRREIGHGRLAKRSLMAVLPQANEFPYVLRVVSEITESNGSSSMATVCGTSLALMDAGVPLKAPVAGVAMGLIKEGERFAVLTDILGDEDHLGDMDFKVAGTEKGVTALQMDIKITGITKEIMQQALDQALAGRIHILSVMNNALSEHREELSKHAPRITTMKVAEDKIRTVIGKGGTTIKGLIESTGVSIDIDDSGTIQLFSPDAEALEDAQRQIKALVAEVEVGQTYKGKVSKIVDFGAFINLLPGKDGLLHISQICSDRNQKVESVLSEGQEIEVYVAGIDKQNRIKLEWKDKPQAAAPSQPEASEEQGQESLNSEEVTNQEDKTSNLDGQSNVTEPEELYSPKED
- the rpsO gene encoding 30S ribosomal protein S15 is translated as MSLASAQKAEVVKKYQRADQDTGSPEVQVALMSERIKYLTEHFKVNRKDFHSRRGLQALVNKRRKLLKYLKSIDQARYQDLIQSLGLRDSY
- the truB gene encoding tRNA pseudouridine(55) synthase TruB encodes the protein MSMNEKKRPINGILLLNKPQGITSNLALQKVKHLFKAMKAGHTGSLDPLATGMLPICFGEATKFSQYLLSDSKVYLATGLLGAKTDTGDACGAIIAAVDEYAIQKQQLEESINQFLGPTLQIPSMYSALKFKGQPLYKFARAGITIAREARPINIYSIELLAFDGQYFTIKVHCGKGTYIRNLVEDIGENLGVYAHLTKLHRVYIDHFKNKPMYELSDLTCLDSESLLACLIPCEYAVNHFPIVTIDDCQEAHLRQGKIITTLDNDLAHGCVRLHNHQGQFIGLGDLSDASVLKVKRLLAKNMSGLKL